A region of Legionella donaldsonii DNA encodes the following proteins:
- a CDS encoding YqaE/Pmp3 family membrane protein, with product MIKRMFMTFLAVFFPWLVLFMDDNPGGGVVALIMQATIIGWFPASLWALRIVNEKAMAERVARAEKVVRDAQEKSKQKETRS from the coding sequence ATGATAAAACGTATGTTCATGACATTTCTTGCTGTTTTTTTTCCCTGGCTCGTACTGTTCATGGATGATAATCCTGGTGGCGGTGTGGTAGCCTTGATTATGCAAGCGACAATCATTGGCTGGTTTCCTGCCAGTCTGTGGGCATTGCGCATAGTCAATGAAAAAGCAATGGCTGAGCGGGTCGCTCGTGCGGAAAAAGTCGTTCGTGATGCGCAAGAAAAATCGAAACAAAAAGAAACCAGATCCTAA
- the dapB gene encoding 4-hydroxy-tetrahydrodipicolinate reductase — MPARVIVNGAQGKMGVLACETIKNHPDFELVAGLGRQDNLRQAIREKQAAIVVDLTRADSVYENSVTIIESGAHPVIGTSGLVEEQIQHLQSLCAEQQLGGIIVPNFSIAAVLMMRFAAQAARFLPEVEIIEAHHQQKFDAPSGTAMKTAEMIAKARGQDKKELPSHELILGVRGGLHQNVPIHSLRLPGVLARQQVIFGSRGETLTLTHDSIDRASFMPGIILSCQRVQQLDSLYYGLEQLLDA, encoded by the coding sequence ATGCCCGCTCGAGTCATTGTCAATGGTGCCCAAGGAAAAATGGGAGTACTTGCCTGTGAAACCATTAAAAATCATCCTGATTTCGAATTAGTAGCGGGGTTGGGCCGTCAGGATAACCTGCGCCAGGCAATTAGAGAAAAACAGGCCGCAATCGTCGTTGATCTTACCCGTGCTGACTCTGTCTATGAGAATAGCGTAACCATTATCGAAAGCGGTGCTCATCCCGTTATCGGTACTAGCGGCCTTGTTGAGGAGCAAATCCAACATTTGCAAAGTCTGTGTGCTGAACAACAATTAGGCGGTATTATTGTACCCAATTTTTCAATTGCGGCTGTCTTAATGATGCGTTTTGCTGCCCAGGCTGCCCGCTTTCTTCCTGAGGTAGAGATTATTGAAGCTCACCATCAACAAAAATTTGATGCGCCCTCAGGGACGGCAATGAAAACTGCGGAAATGATCGCCAAGGCAAGAGGTCAAGATAAAAAAGAGCTGCCTTCCCACGAACTGATCCTGGGAGTCCGTGGTGGTTTACACCAAAATGTTCCTATTCACTCACTTCGGTTACCCGGTGTTCTTGCGCGTCAGCAAGTTATTTTTGGCAGTCGTGGTGAAACCCTGACGCTCACGCATGACAGCATCGATAGAGCCTCTTTTATGCCTGGTATTATTCTATCCTGCCAGCGAGTCCAGCAATTGGATTCACTTTATTACGGCCTGGAACAACTCCTGGACGCTTGA
- a CDS encoding ProQ/FinO family protein, producing MRRQELHPRTAILNKTQKNQSKKARNEALLWLAATFPEVFDNSLHIRPLKIGIMNDVLAYADKAAEAGISKSKLREAVVLFTRRIDYLTCLKAREMRVDLTGAPTEMVTEEEAEKAATKIKKRIEKSARNARKAAPVKTSSSYSKPSSHGINQTPDFIPYPERTPAFSAQNALVQPQRSAAAIVVKHKTSRQFDPDAVARLKEKLGLSRKVEMEEETAE from the coding sequence ATGAGAAGGCAAGAACTTCATCCACGCACAGCAATACTGAATAAAACACAAAAAAATCAATCCAAAAAAGCGCGTAATGAAGCCTTACTGTGGCTTGCCGCTACCTTCCCTGAAGTATTTGACAACAGCCTGCACATTCGCCCCTTGAAAATTGGGATCATGAATGACGTTTTAGCCTATGCTGATAAGGCTGCCGAAGCAGGTATCTCAAAAAGTAAACTGCGTGAAGCCGTTGTTTTGTTTACTCGTCGTATTGATTATCTCACTTGCCTGAAAGCGCGTGAAATGCGGGTTGATTTAACGGGTGCGCCTACTGAAATGGTCACCGAAGAGGAAGCAGAAAAAGCAGCGACCAAAATTAAAAAACGTATTGAAAAAAGTGCACGAAACGCACGCAAAGCAGCGCCTGTTAAAACATCCAGCAGTTATAGCAAACCCTCCTCACACGGGATTAACCAAACACCAGACTTTATTCCCTATCCAGAACGTACACCCGCATTTAGTGCACAAAACGCCTTGGTGCAACCACAGCGTTCGGCAGCAGCCATAGTCGTCAAGCATAAAACGTCACGTCAGTTTGATCCCGATGCGGTAGCCCGCTTAAAAGAAAAATTGGGATTATCACGTAAGGTTGAAATGGAAGAAGAGACCGCTGAGTAG